Proteins from a genomic interval of Quercus lobata isolate SW786 chromosome 11, ValleyOak3.0 Primary Assembly, whole genome shotgun sequence:
- the LOC115969306 gene encoding uncharacterized protein LOC115969306, which yields MAEDKEDREGGGFHNQNPNPNHNNNISKKGSKGKSCKGCLYYSSLQRSKSKNPTCVGIPRTLHQVPSYIVGETELEASKEGRSLTDFKYACVGYSVFLNKKDSSSDQQNKQAELPFCVGLEVLLDRRPADHAQAPAHVNKDDGRVLPQPQPRTYRPAHSTGEEYLNRFKRNASLVASGVARNVNRVSIYIKESLDDILYPYRRRPK from the exons ATGGCGGAGGACAAAGAAGACAGAGAAGGAGGAGGATTCCATAATCAGAACCCTAACCCTaatcacaacaacaacatcaGCAAGAAAGGATCCAAAGGAAAGTCATGCAAGGGATGTCTCTACTACTCGTCTCTGCAAAGATCCAAATCCAAGAACCCCACTTGCGTTGGCATCCCCAGAACCCTCCACCAAG TGCCCAGCTACATTGTGGGGGAAACTGAGTTGGAAGCTTCCAAAGAGGGCCGCAGTCTAACAGATTTCAAGTATGCTTGTGTTGGTTACTCGGTGTTCCTGAACAAGAAGGACTCTTCAAGCGATCAGCAGAACAAACAAGCAGAATTGCCATTTTGTGTTGGTCTTGAG GTATTGTTGGACAGAAGACCAGCAGACCATGCTCAGGCTCCTGCTCATGttaataaag ATGATGGTCGTGTTCTTCCCCAACCTCAACCTCGAACCTACAGACCTGCTCATTCCACAGGAGAGGAGTACCTGAACAG GTTTAAAAGGAATGCAAGCCTAGTAGCATCTGGTGTGGCTAGGAACGTGAATAGAGTGAGCATCTATATAAAAGAGAGTTTGGATGACATTTTATACCCTTACCGAAGACGACCCAAGTAA